The Candidatus Woesearchaeota archaeon DNA window CCTTTCAGCACCAAAGGAGAACCGCCTCCTTTCAGAACCAAGGGAGAGCCGCCAGTATCTGTCCTGCACCTTTCCTCAGCTGAACAGTCAGAGCAAGTGCATGGCTCGAAATCCTCACAGACAAGATCACCGCAACCGCCTAAGCTGTATGCAGTAAAACTGCTGACATTGAATGTCACAGATGTGCTGATATGGGAGATGACTGCGCAGTCAGCGCACACTGCATCATCCTTAAGGACAAAAACATCAGTGTATGTGATATTGTGCAGGGTGATATTGGCGCTCTTGTTCAGCTCATGGACTGTTGAATTGACAAAGACATGATTATGGCTTATATTCACATTCTCATCAAGATTTACTGCAATCAGGTTGATGCCCTGCGTGAAAGAGATAATCCCTTTATCATTCCCCAGGACAAGGCCCGTGGCATTCTCCCAGTCCATTCCTGTTATATTGCTCGACATTGGGTTCTCAAAATTGGTGTAGACAGGATAGCATGGCAGGCCCACTCCCTTCCCCAAAGGATCATACTGATCAGGGTTTGCTACGGGCGGGCAGTTGTCGCAGGCATCTCCTATAAGGTCTAAGTCCAGGTCAGATTGGTTCTGATTATCAACAAATGGGCAGTTGTCAAGGCCTGCCCAGACTGTATCGTTGTCGTCGACATACCAATTGCTGTTGGAATTATCATAATAAAGCCTCGGCCACACCATCCCTGACTCATTATATGTTGTGTTGAAGGTCATGACATAAATCAGATTGCTGTCATCTGAAGCTATGGCCATATCTGTGAGATTGTCCTTATCGAAATCACCTATGAGCGGAGTCACCCAGCTTGAGATATACTCCAGATAGAAAGGATAATGGCCATATCTGGTGCCGTCATCATTCCAGACACTTATCGTGCCCAAATGATGTGTGGACATGATCTCGACATGGCCGTCATTGTCTAAGTCAGCAGCGACAGTGCCTCTCTGGACCCAGGTATTCACATAATCCATGCTTGCCGGGAAGCCGGAAACATTGCTGCCGTCGTGATGAAGCGCATAGATCCTCTTATAAGGCTTGGCAATGCCCCCGCTTCCGAAAATAACCTCAAGATCGCCATCGCTGTCCAGGTCTGCAAGAGAAGCAGTGGCCAGAGTAGATGCCTGGGTCATGATAGGCCAATCCCCAGGGAGGATGTTACCATAAGGATCAAATGCAAAGAGAGATTCCTGCCACATTATGGAGCCGATCATTATCTCCTGCACACCGTCATTATCCATATCTGCCACCAATGGCGTCGACCTGAAACCATAGGAAGAGATGTCGACAGGCCAGCCCGGAAGCATAGTCCCGTTGGGGTAATTCACGAATATCTCGCCAGTCTCTGTGCCTGTGATTATCACCTTCTTACCATCACCGAACAGGTCAGCCACACCAGGATTCCCCCAGAGCACCTGATTGTCCTGCATCGGGGAGGCATAGCTGTGAAGCAGAGTGCCATTCCAGGAAAAGGTATAAACCATCTCCATGTCCTGCACAATCACCTCTTTCCATCCATCCTGGTTGACCTCTGCGATGACTGGCTGTGAGCCAGTGTAATAAGAGAGCTGCTGAGGCCATCCGCCAAGCACTGTGCCGTCATGATTATATACATAGACATCCGCCCTGCTGTTCATGTCGGTTCCGCTCGTCATGATCACTATCTCAGGCATGCCATCCTTGTCTATGTCATCTATTGCAGGAGTCGCAAAATCAACCCTTCCAGGATAGACCGGCCAGCCAGGAAGATATGAACCATTGGGCAGGAAAGCATGCATGGCCCCGCTGTAAGTCGGTACAAACAGGACATGCCTGCCATCAATCTCTGCAGATGCTATGCCCGAGGCCCAATAATTGCCGAGCGGTCTCGGCCAGCCTTCAAACATTATAGGATTATAATTGCTTATCTTGATGAATGAATAATCAAAATGATTGCTCCATTCGTCTGTATCCCACCCTACAAGACCGCTCCTCTCTGTGACAAGAAGGAGTGTCATTATGGTATTGTTGAAAGGCCTGGTATCAAACTCATAAAGCATGTCTGAAGGAGTCCCTGATGCAAGAAGAGTCCAGTTTTCGAGACTTGACCTGTTGATATCTGCTGGATATTTAAGCTGATAATAAAGACGGAACTGGCCGAAACCTGAATCAAAAGAGGCAGTGATGTTCACTATGCCTTTCAGGATATCCCTATAATCATTATCCGGATAAATCAGTCTATAATTGTCGATGTGGAAATCAATGCTTGAGTTCTCTGAGTTAGAGCCAGTGTCTGAGAAAAGGGTGAGAGTGTATTCCCCGTCAGGATAGAGGGATGTGTTGAGCTCCATGAATGTGCTGTCTGATACCCCACCTGTACCATTCCCTATCTGCACCACAGCATAAGGGGATACATGCTGCTTCATGCTGAGAGTCCAGTTCTGCGCACCTTCAAGCGTGCTTCCATTTATCGGCACAACACCTGACACGACCTGATTGTCCTCAGGATAGCTTATGATGCTGTTCTTTATGTCCAGCAGGTAATAATCAATGCTTGAGGTGTTGGAGTTCGTGACATTAAACATGAGCAGATGAAGGCCTGAACCATATGATACTGTATCCATGGAAGCAAGTGCAGCATCGTGGACTTCTGATGACCCTGAGCCTATCAGTGTGAAAGAAGGGGCAGAGTCAGGATCAAACAAGTCATCATCAATGAACAATGAGTATGAGACGAGGCCATCATATGATCCTGCAGTGCCGTTGATATCGATATCCCCTTTTGCAGTCGCCATATCCTTTATGACCGCCACAGGAGGTCTTGAGAAATTTATCAGGGCAGATGCATTTATCCTGCCGTGACCCTGAGTGAGGAGATTGTATCCGATATCTGCGGCAGTATCCCTGATCGCTGCCTTGATCTCTGCAGGAGACCAGTCAGGATGAAGCTGCTTGACAAGCGCTGCCAGCCCTGAGACATGAGGGCAGGCCATTGAGGTGCCGCTGAGATATGCATATCCTGACGGGACAGAGCTGTATATGTTCAC harbors:
- a CDS encoding S8 family serine peptidase, whose translation is MRKEMIPTVVSAFLILSLATAIFLYGPGLIGMVTLEGGQEDNFGAADDAGEICQIRDGMIRVIVLYHDGPVPEADVPPGSPGSFEASSLGLSGMTEGIQMDMGALEEKKADPSKISEDLQELMESQKQGFITASTAEDEHHFRLIRASAAWMSPSSILERTKDPDVKRIVPDYLMSIQLQESVPKVGAPDIWRINTSGLNTTGQDITVAVIDTGIDYTHPELGNCTQAEFLSGSCSKVIAGYDFYNEDSDPFDDNKHGTHVSGIIAANHSLKGMAPSAKLVAFKVCDLYGSCPTSDIMEALDATADPDGDDDFSDHYDIASISLGGGLADADDPLSLAVDAAVEAGVFISISSGNNGPGYYTLGSPGTSRLAMTVGASSKDDQMASFSSRGPTLQGHIKPDVTAPGVNIYSSVPSGYAYLSGTSMACPHVSGLAALVKQLHPDWSPAEIKAAIRDTAADIGYNLLTQGHGRINASALINFSRPPVAVIKDMATAKGDIDINGTAGSYDGLVSYSLFIDDDLFDPDSAPSFTLIGSGSSEVHDAALASMDTVSYGSGLHLLMFNVTNSNTSSIDYYLLDIKNSIISYPEDNQVVSGVVPINGSTLEGAQNWTLSMKQHVSPYAVVQIGNGTGGVSDSTFMELNTSLYPDGEYTLTLFSDTGSNSENSSIDFHIDNYRLIYPDNDYRDILKGIVNITASFDSGFGQFRLYYQLKYPADINRSSLENWTLLASGTPSDMLYEFDTRPFNNTIMTLLLVTERSGLVGWDTDEWSNHFDYSFIKISNYNPIMFEGWPRPLGNYWASGIASAEIDGRHVLFVPTYSGAMHAFLPNGSYLPGWPVYPGRVDFATPAIDDIDKDGMPEIVIMTSGTDMNSRADVYVYNHDGTVLGGWPQQLSYYTGSQPVIAEVNQDGWKEVIVQDMEMVYTFSWNGTLLHSYASPMQDNQVLWGNPGVADLFGDGKKVIITGTETGEIFVNYPNGTMLPGWPVDISSYGFRSTPLVADMDNDGVQEIMIGSIMWQESLFAFDPYGNILPGDWPIMTQASTLATASLADLDSDGDLEVIFGSGGIAKPYKRIYALHHDGSNVSGFPASMDYVNTWVQRGTVAADLDNDGHVEIMSTHHLGTISVWNDDGTRYGHYPFYLEYISSWVTPLIGDFDKDNLTDMAIASDDSNLIYVMTFNTTYNESGMVWPRLYYDNSNSNWYVDDNDTVWAGLDNCPFVDNQNQSDLDLDLIGDACDNCPPVANPDQYDPLGKGVGLPCYPVYTNFENPMSSNITGMDWENATGLVLGNDKGIISFTQGINLIAVNLDENVNISHNHVFVNSTVHELNKSANITLHNITYTDVFVLKDDAVCADCAVISHISTSVTFNVSSFTAYSLGGCGDLVCEDFEPCTCSDCSAEERCRTDTGGSPLVLKGGGSPLVLKGGGGSLAPSSGIAPVNDTAADEMAVEENVSDEVETDDISSDNGFMEEPEKREPAVEEPGNLVGRMFTAGKDIMSGGFLEVKGIYLVLGIILIVFICGYAVLRRKDDRNPMDKTINRLLKEK